One Thermosipho atlanticus DSM 15807 DNA window includes the following coding sequences:
- the rsmA gene encoding 16S rRNA (adenine(1518)-N(6)/adenine(1519)-N(6))-dimethyltransferase RsmA, whose amino-acid sequence MKTSDLLKQYGIKLKKNLGQNFLSNTEIARQIVEVANVKADDVILEIGPGAGTLTEELLKTGAKVVGVEIDKRLKPLLERLNEFENFTLVFEDFLKFDISTLPKHFRVVSNIPYSITGPILKKLLFSDFSDAYLMVQKEVGERLLAPIGDSNRSFLTVVVQTFCTVEKVLTVSKGNFVPNPKVDSVVLHISKNTEVYEKYDIKIFWDFVSKCFGQKRKTLYNNLKTFVNNLDDLKKKYDLTLRPEQVSKEMFLQIFEELLSPN is encoded by the coding sequence ATGAAGACTTCTGATTTGTTGAAACAATATGGAATAAAGTTAAAAAAAAACTTAGGTCAGAACTTTCTATCAAATACTGAGATAGCTAGACAAATTGTTGAAGTTGCAAATGTAAAGGCTGATGACGTGATATTGGAAATTGGACCTGGAGCTGGGACTCTAACTGAAGAACTTTTGAAAACAGGTGCAAAAGTTGTAGGAGTAGAGATAGACAAGAGATTGAAGCCTCTTCTCGAGAGATTAAATGAATTTGAAAATTTTACATTGGTTTTTGAAGATTTTTTAAAATTTGATATTTCAACCTTGCCAAAACATTTTCGGGTGGTTTCAAATATTCCTTATTCTATAACAGGACCGATATTAAAAAAACTTTTATTTTCAGATTTCTCAGATGCATATTTAATGGTTCAAAAGGAAGTTGGTGAAAGACTTTTAGCACCAATAGGTGATTCGAATAGGAGTTTTTTGACTGTTGTAGTACAAACCTTCTGTACCGTTGAAAAGGTATTGACAGTTTCAAAAGGTAATTTTGTTCCCAATCCCAAAGTTGATAGTGTTGTGTTACATATATCTAAAAACACGGAAGTGTATGAAAAATACGATATAAAAATATTTTGGGATTTTGTTTCAAAATGTTTTGGTCAGAAAAGGAAAACTTTGTATAATAATTTGAAAACATTTGTAAATAACTTAGATGATTTAAAGAAAAAATATGATTTAACGTTGAGACCTGAGCAAGTTAGTAAGGAAATGTTTTTACAAATATTTGAAGAATTGCTGAGCCCCAATTAG
- the fmt gene encoding methionyl-tRNA formyltransferase, whose product MKIIFLGTPDFASEHLEYLLRNNFNVVAVISQPDKPKGRGKKILPTPVKELALKYGIPVFQPKSLNKEGLKIIEEYKPDIGIVVAYGKLLKSPFLDAIPFYNVHASLLPKYRGAAPIQRALENGEKRTGITIFKIGVGMDDGPIAIQKEIVVGEYETFGQLYVKLLEVGKKTLEKFLKNYPTKLVPQNGEPTFAPKISKEDLNVNFSDSCLKVKNKIRAYDPVPGVKAILNGKIVKLFGVFYFEQANINKPGEVLEIKEEGAIVGCSDGVVGIRNIQFPGKKKITFMEAKNGKLLKVGDVFEKS is encoded by the coding sequence ATGAAGATCATATTTTTAGGTACACCAGATTTCGCCAGCGAACATTTAGAATATTTATTGAGAAATAATTTTAATGTTGTTGCCGTTATATCCCAACCAGATAAACCAAAAGGTAGAGGAAAGAAAATTTTACCAACACCGGTAAAAGAGCTTGCATTAAAATATGGTATTCCTGTATTTCAACCAAAAAGTTTGAACAAGGAAGGATTAAAAATAATTGAGGAGTATAAGCCTGATATAGGAATAGTAGTTGCATATGGAAAACTTTTAAAATCACCTTTTCTAGATGCGATCCCTTTTTATAACGTACATGCTTCATTATTGCCTAAGTATAGGGGAGCTGCGCCTATTCAAAGGGCATTAGAAAATGGAGAAAAGAGAACTGGTATTACTATTTTTAAAATAGGAGTAGGAATGGATGACGGACCAATTGCTATTCAAAAAGAAATAGTTGTGGGAGAATATGAAACGTTTGGTCAATTGTATGTAAAACTTTTAGAAGTTGGTAAGAAAACACTGGAAAAGTTTTTAAAAAATTATCCAACAAAGCTCGTTCCACAAAATGGTGAGCCAACTTTTGCTCCAAAAATTAGTAAAGAAGATTTAAACGTCAATTTTTCAGATAGCTGTTTAAAAGTTAAAAACAAAATAAGAGCTTACGATCCTGTTCCTGGTGTAAAAGCGATTTTGAATGGCAAAATCGTAAAACTCTTTGGTGTGTTTTATTTTGAACAAGCTAATATCAACAAACCAGGTGAAGTACTCGAGATTAAAGAAGAAGGAGCAATAGTAGGTTGTAGTGACGGTGTTGTTGGAATTAGAAACATACAATTTCCAGGTAAGAAAAAGATAACTTTTATGGAAGCAAAAAATGGTAAGCTTTTAAAAGTGGGTGATGTTTTTGAAAAGAGTTAA
- the trmFO gene encoding methylenetetrahydrofolate--tRNA-(uracil(54)-C(5))-methyltransferase (FADH(2)-oxidizing) TrmFO, whose amino-acid sequence MFLKRVNIVGAGLAGVEVAWKLAKEGISVRIFEQKPLKFSPVHKSKYFAELVCSNSLKSESLENAEGVLKQEMKMLDSIILHCAEKHRVPAGKALAVEREGFSKCITDIISSFPTVEVINEEVKSIDLDTNEIWVIATGPTTDGEFAKWLSKITDGFLNFFDAVAPIISGESINFDVCFFGNRYGEGGGDYVNCPMTKEEYERFHEELLKAEKIEMKDFDKSLLFERCQPIEEIANTGKKSLAYGPLRPVGFLDPRTGKRPYAIVQLRKEDEAGNMYNIVGFQTRLKWKEQERIIRLIPGLENAEILRYGVMHRNTYINTPKVLDKYLRHKKYRNLFFAGQIVGVEGYLESAASGIYVGLNINRVLNGKELITFPEKTMIGALIRYVTTATDLKPMYANFGLVNVKTELRNKKERRKFLSNICIEEMKKFVDMLK is encoded by the coding sequence ATGTTTTTGAAAAGAGTTAATATAGTTGGTGCAGGACTTGCAGGTGTAGAAGTTGCATGGAAACTAGCAAAAGAGGGTATATCAGTAAGAATATTTGAGCAAAAACCTCTTAAGTTTTCACCAGTTCACAAGTCTAAATATTTTGCGGAGTTAGTGTGTAGCAATTCTTTAAAATCGGAAAGTTTGGAAAATGCTGAAGGTGTGTTAAAACAAGAAATGAAAATGCTAGATTCGATAATTTTGCATTGTGCTGAAAAACATAGAGTACCTGCCGGAAAAGCTTTAGCTGTTGAAAGAGAGGGTTTTTCTAAATGTATAACTGATATTATTTCTTCGTTTCCAACTGTTGAGGTAATTAATGAAGAAGTGAAATCAATTGATTTGGACACGAATGAAATATGGGTAATTGCTACAGGACCAACTACGGATGGAGAATTTGCAAAGTGGCTTTCAAAGATTACAGATGGATTCTTAAACTTTTTTGATGCAGTAGCTCCTATTATTTCAGGTGAGAGTATAAATTTTGATGTTTGTTTTTTTGGTAATAGGTATGGAGAAGGTGGTGGAGACTACGTAAATTGTCCAATGACGAAAGAGGAGTATGAACGATTTCATGAGGAATTACTAAAAGCCGAGAAAATTGAAATGAAAGATTTTGATAAAAGTTTGTTATTTGAAAGATGTCAGCCGATAGAAGAAATCGCAAATACCGGTAAGAAATCCTTAGCATATGGTCCATTACGTCCTGTAGGATTTTTAGATCCTAGGACCGGTAAAAGACCGTATGCAATTGTTCAGCTGAGGAAAGAAGATGAAGCGGGGAATATGTATAATATAGTTGGTTTTCAAACTAGATTGAAGTGGAAAGAGCAAGAAAGAATAATACGCCTTATACCAGGTTTAGAAAATGCAGAGATTTTGAGGTATGGTGTAATGCACAGAAATACATATATTAATACTCCAAAAGTTTTGGATAAATATTTAAGGCACAAAAAATATAGAAATTTATTTTTTGCTGGACAAATTGTTGGAGTTGAGGGTTATCTTGAATCGGCGGCAAGTGGAATTTATGTAGGTCTAAATATTAATAGGGTTTTAAATGGTAAAGAATTAATTACATTTCCTGAAAAAACAATGATTGGAGCATTAATTAGGTATGTTACGACAGCGACGGATTTAAAACCAATGTATGCAAATTTTGGACTTGTAAATGTAAAAACAGAGTTGAGAAATAAAAAAGAGAGAAGAAAATTTTTATCTAATATTTGTATAGAAGAAATGAAAAAGTTTGTGGATATGCTAAAATAA
- the murD gene encoding UDP-N-acetylmuramoyl-L-alanine--D-glutamate ligase, translated as MKYALLGLGISNKEILKYLLKKGEKVFVSEQKKLSDSDRKFLIENNVDFEELGHSSKVLENDVILVSPGIHFDNQIIKKAISEGIKVDTEISFCTNEFEKLGWLPYIVAVTGSVGKSTTVSMIHHVLNKHTRSLLAGNIGIPVAKLLNDNLRADYLILEVSSFQLYWSQLFKPNLSVILNIYPNHLNWHPDMEHYVMSKFKIAIFQDENDIFVYNPDDSHIINKLDLVKARKIPFVKSFDLEKLPPHLRYKQTLENVAATKSVIEAMGFEFKIKYLDDFQKLPHRMEFVTEINGVKFFNDSKATNAIAVIKAVENFDENLHLIMAGIGKKEDYTDLVNVLEKHTKSLAVVGPIFEDLKPYLENKKVNYFEAKSISEAVLKLFSVAEKGDVIMLSPGGASFDAYKNFEERGEYFKQIVMQLKEGRN; from the coding sequence TTGAAATATGCTTTATTAGGATTAGGAATTAGTAATAAAGAAATATTAAAATATCTTTTAAAAAAAGGTGAAAAAGTTTTTGTAAGTGAACAAAAAAAACTTAGTGATAGTGATAGAAAATTTTTAATTGAAAACAATGTCGATTTTGAAGAATTGGGACATTCATCTAAAGTTTTAGAAAACGATGTTATTTTGGTTAGTCCTGGTATTCATTTTGACAATCAAATTATTAAAAAAGCAATAAGCGAGGGTATTAAAGTCGATACAGAAATATCTTTTTGTACCAACGAATTTGAGAAATTAGGTTGGTTGCCATATATAGTAGCAGTTACTGGGTCTGTAGGGAAAAGTACGACTGTATCAATGATTCATCATGTATTAAATAAACATACAAGATCTTTATTAGCAGGAAATATAGGTATTCCTGTAGCTAAATTGTTAAATGATAACTTAAGGGCAGATTATTTAATTTTAGAAGTTAGTAGTTTTCAACTGTATTGGTCTCAATTGTTCAAGCCCAATCTTTCTGTAATTTTAAATATCTATCCCAATCATTTAAATTGGCATCCTGATATGGAACATTATGTTATGTCAAAGTTTAAGATAGCTATTTTTCAAGATGAAAACGATATTTTTGTTTATAATCCAGATGATTCGCATATTATAAATAAATTAGATTTGGTTAAAGCTCGAAAAATACCATTTGTAAAATCATTTGATTTAGAAAAACTTCCCCCACATTTAAGATACAAACAAACACTTGAAAATGTTGCAGCAACTAAATCAGTTATTGAAGCTATGGGTTTTGAATTTAAAATAAAGTATTTAGATGACTTTCAAAAATTACCACATAGGATGGAATTTGTTACAGAAATAAATGGTGTTAAATTTTTTAATGATTCAAAAGCAACCAATGCTATAGCAGTTATTAAAGCAGTAGAAAATTTCGATGAGAATTTGCATTTAATAATGGCAGGGATTGGTAAAAAAGAGGATTACACCGACTTAGTAAATGTACTTGAGAAGCACACTAAATCTTTAGCAGTTGTTGGACCAATATTTGAAGATTTAAAACCTTATTTAGAAAACAAAAAAGTTAACTATTTTGAGGCTAAAAGTATAAGTGAAGCAGTTTTAAAATTATTTTCGGTTGCAGAAAAAGGTGATGTTATAATGCTTAGCCCCGGTGGAGCAAGTTTTGACGCTTATAAAAATTTTGAAGAGAGAGGCGAATATTTCAAACAAATTGTTATGCAACTCAAGGAGGGGAGAAATTGA